ATTACGCTTGAGCTCGCGGCTGATCGTGCTACGGTGGCGACCCAGTTGCCGAGCAATTTCTGACTGCTTAAGTCCTTGCCTTCGCAGCGCCGCGAGCATATACCTCTCTCCACAGGTGATCTGGTGAGCGGGTGAGAAACTTCGTCAGTATTCCAGATCACCTCCCCTTTGGGAGCGTG
The DNA window shown above is from Gammaproteobacteria bacterium and carries:
- a CDS encoding helix-turn-helix domain-containing protein, whose amino-acid sequence is MLAALRRQGLKQSEIARQLGRHRSTISRELKRN